One window from the genome of Lysobacter helvus encodes:
- a CDS encoding SRPBCC family protein: protein MNKPDFVYVTYIATTPEKVWKALVDPDMARQYWVDPVRGCARVNVSDDWQPGSRWAHRRADDMDTVDIAGNVIESDPPRRLVMSWARPEEIDDAGKHSRVSFDIEALSDALVRLTVTHDDLARDPKMLAGVSGGWPTVLSNLKTLLETGHALPSSAAKAAA from the coding sequence ATGAACAAGCCCGACTTCGTCTACGTGACCTACATCGCCACCACGCCCGAGAAAGTCTGGAAAGCGCTGGTGGATCCCGACATGGCACGCCAGTACTGGGTGGATCCGGTGCGCGGCTGTGCACGCGTCAATGTCTCGGACGATTGGCAGCCCGGATCGCGCTGGGCGCATCGCCGCGCCGACGACATGGACACCGTCGACATCGCCGGCAACGTCATCGAATCCGATCCGCCGCGCCGGCTCGTGATGAGCTGGGCCCGGCCCGAGGAGATCGACGATGCGGGCAAGCACTCGCGCGTGTCCTTCGACATCGAAGCGCTGTCCGATGCCCTGGTCCGCCTGACCGTCACGCACGACGACCTCGCGCGCGATCCGAAGATGCTGGCCGGCGTGTCCGGTGGCTGGCCGACGGTGTTGTCGAACCTCAAGACGTTGCTCGAGACGGGGCACGCGCTGCCGTCGTCGGCGGCGAAAGCGGCGGCCTGA
- a CDS encoding ArsR/SmtB family transcription factor yields MPAYHPRHARTGTDPLPSDLDKVFKALADPGRRRLLDLLHRENGQTLGALCEQMDMTRQAATQHLKVLEDANLVAVFWQGREKLHYLNPVPLHEIHARWIGKFEHGRLAALRALKQKLEGETE; encoded by the coding sequence ATGCCTGCATATCATCCGCGCCACGCCAGAACAGGAACCGATCCGCTGCCTTCCGATCTCGACAAGGTGTTCAAGGCCCTGGCCGATCCCGGCCGGCGGCGCCTGCTCGATTTGCTGCACCGCGAGAACGGCCAGACCCTCGGCGCGTTGTGCGAGCAGATGGACATGACCCGGCAGGCCGCCACGCAACACCTGAAGGTGCTCGAAGACGCCAACCTCGTCGCCGTGTTCTGGCAGGGGCGCGAAAAGCTGCACTACCTCAACCCCGTTCCGCTGCACGAGATCCACGCGCGCTGGATCGGGAAATTCGAACATGGCCGCCTCGCCGCGCTGCGCGCGCTGAAGCAGAAACTCGAAGGAGAGACCGAATGA
- a CDS encoding aromatic ring-hydroxylating oxygenase subunit alpha — MGDWHPALFSHWYAVARSRDVRKAPHAITVLDLPIVLARSDDGRVYALEDRCPHRHAPLSAGCRTAQGIACPYHGWTFGADGAVQRIPGLPDDVALPAVRARAFATHEHDGIVWLRPGDEGDAMPGAFVQALDPAHRRFLWRTTWDAHVVDAMENFMDPMHTHSIHAGLVRGGARAPATATVRADGEGLSVEYSGQVAQSGLLYRLFESPRTSEHVHFAPPGSAQIAYRYRDGAIVRITLHFTPRNARQTDVVATLHVENRWAPAWAVRWFVWPFLRRVGEQDRRMLAMQARNLERFPGRRGASTSLDVLRPFLEAFWLRGERPASAPARSVPMML, encoded by the coding sequence ATGGGCGACTGGCACCCCGCATTGTTCTCGCACTGGTATGCCGTGGCGCGCAGCCGCGATGTGCGCAAGGCGCCGCACGCGATCACCGTGCTCGACCTGCCGATCGTCCTCGCGCGCTCGGACGATGGCCGCGTCTACGCCCTCGAGGATCGCTGCCCGCATCGCCACGCGCCCTTGTCGGCCGGGTGCCGCACCGCGCAGGGCATCGCGTGCCCGTACCACGGCTGGACGTTCGGCGCCGACGGCGCGGTGCAGCGCATCCCCGGCCTGCCGGACGACGTTGCGTTGCCCGCCGTGCGCGCCCGCGCATTCGCCACGCACGAGCACGACGGCATCGTGTGGCTGCGTCCGGGCGACGAAGGCGACGCGATGCCGGGTGCGTTCGTGCAGGCCCTCGATCCCGCGCATCGTCGCTTCCTGTGGCGCACCACGTGGGACGCGCACGTCGTCGATGCGATGGAGAACTTCATGGATCCGATGCACACGCATTCGATCCATGCCGGGCTGGTGCGTGGCGGTGCGCGCGCGCCCGCGACGGCCACCGTGCGCGCGGACGGGGAGGGCTTGTCGGTCGAATACAGCGGGCAGGTGGCGCAGTCGGGGTTGTTGTACCGCCTGTTCGAGTCGCCGCGCACCAGCGAGCACGTGCACTTCGCCCCGCCTGGCAGCGCGCAGATCGCGTACCGCTATCGCGACGGCGCCATCGTGCGCATCACCCTGCACTTCACGCCGCGCAATGCGCGCCAGACCGACGTGGTCGCAACGTTGCACGTCGAGAACCGCTGGGCGCCGGCGTGGGCGGTGCGCTGGTTCGTGTGGCCGTTCCTGCGCCGGGTGGGCGAACAGGACCGGCGCATGCTGGCGATGCAGGCGCGCAACCTCGAACGGTTCCCCGGCCGGCGGGGCGCCTCCACGTCGCTCGACGTGCTGCGTCCGTTCCTCGAAGCGTTCTGGCTGCGCGGGGAACGCCCTGCGTCCGCGCCTGCGCGCAGCGTGCCGATGATGCTCTGA
- a CDS encoding ATP-grasp domain-containing protein yields the protein MRSVLILGGRAPVALDHARRFHRQGWRVVVGDSIPCRLSAFSRAVHASVRLASPRHAPTGFVTGLRAAIDQHRIDLVVPTCEEAFHLSRHRDALPAGTQYAVDGFEQLRALHSKWTFLGLAQHCGAHVPDSARVHSIEQAREWAKGAPVVLKPEYSRFGVHVRLHPHGMPEDAPPLAQAGAWVVQRFHAGTEACSYSVAHAGRLLAHACYRPKHRLGASSSYYFAPHRSEAIRGFVETFVRKIGYTGQIAFDWIEGADGTATVLECNPRAVSGVHLFAPDDALPDALCGQGDACVEPAEASPRMLAAIMLGAGGARALRTGRMGEWRQDWRRARDVIGVAGDRAPLAGAIADLAAYAWSAWRSGNTLREAATQDIEWDGEPLPDA from the coding sequence ATGCGTAGCGTGTTGATCCTCGGCGGGCGCGCGCCGGTCGCGCTCGACCATGCGCGCCGCTTCCACCGCCAGGGCTGGCGCGTGGTGGTCGGCGATTCCATCCCGTGCCGCTTGTCCGCGTTCTCGCGCGCCGTGCACGCGAGCGTGCGCCTGGCCTCGCCGCGCCATGCACCGACAGGGTTCGTCACGGGCTTGCGCGCCGCCATCGACCAGCACCGGATCGACCTGGTGGTGCCGACCTGCGAGGAAGCCTTCCATCTTTCGCGCCATCGCGATGCGCTGCCGGCGGGCACGCAATACGCCGTGGATGGATTCGAGCAACTGCGCGCGCTGCACAGCAAGTGGACGTTCCTCGGCCTGGCGCAGCACTGCGGCGCGCACGTGCCGGACAGCGCGCGCGTGCATTCGATCGAACAGGCCCGCGAATGGGCGAAGGGCGCGCCGGTGGTGCTGAAGCCGGAGTACTCGCGCTTCGGCGTCCACGTGCGCCTGCATCCGCACGGCATGCCCGAGGATGCGCCGCCGCTGGCGCAAGCCGGGGCGTGGGTCGTGCAGCGCTTCCATGCAGGGACGGAAGCCTGCTCCTACAGCGTCGCGCACGCAGGCCGGCTGCTGGCGCACGCGTGTTACCGGCCGAAGCATCGGCTCGGTGCGAGTTCGAGCTACTACTTCGCCCCCCACCGATCGGAAGCGATCCGCGGCTTCGTCGAAACCTTCGTGCGGAAGATCGGTTACACCGGGCAGATCGCCTTCGACTGGATCGAAGGCGCCGACGGCACCGCGACGGTGCTCGAATGCAATCCGCGCGCCGTGAGCGGCGTGCACCTGTTCGCGCCGGACGATGCGCTGCCGGACGCGTTGTGCGGGCAGGGCGATGCCTGCGTCGAGCCGGCGGAAGCATCGCCGCGCATGCTCGCCGCCATCATGCTCGGCGCGGGCGGGGCGCGTGCCTTGCGCACGGGTCGCATGGGCGAATGGCGACAGGACTGGAGGCGCGCGCGCGACGTCATCGGCGTCGCCGGCGATCGCGCGCCGCTGGCGGGCGCCATCGCCGACCTGGCCGCCTATGCATGGTCCGCGTGGCGTTCGGGCAACACCTTGCGCGAGGCGGCGACGCAGGACATCGAATGGGACGGCGAGCCCCTGCCGGACGCATGA
- a CDS encoding MBL fold metallo-hydrolase — protein MLEWRLYEAGHCMHPELATLQGGRLAPCAFPALVAALRHPVHGRILFDTGYAHAFFAATARFPERLYRWATPVRLQEGESLVAQLARDGIAAGDIAWVVVSHLHGDHVGGLADFPLARIACAREAVDWMRARGRIGALRKGVLPALFDSATQARMEAFEDRRTVALEGPFARFGVARDLFDDGSLLAIPLPGHAPGHYGLLFRDADGLVFLVADASWSSHAIRAGIPPPAAVTGWLGDTDAYRTTLAHLHALHREAPHVRLVPAHCREWRPAGEGLAHA, from the coding sequence ATGCTTGAGTGGCGCCTCTACGAAGCCGGCCATTGCATGCACCCGGAACTGGCGACGCTGCAGGGGGGCCGCCTGGCGCCGTGCGCGTTTCCCGCGCTGGTCGCTGCCCTCCGGCACCCCGTGCACGGGAGGATCCTGTTCGATACCGGTTACGCGCATGCGTTCTTCGCCGCGACCGCGCGCTTCCCCGAGCGCCTCTACCGCTGGGCGACGCCGGTGCGCCTGCAGGAGGGCGAATCCCTCGTGGCGCAACTCGCACGCGATGGCATCGCGGCGGGGGACATCGCCTGGGTCGTCGTGTCGCACCTGCACGGCGACCACGTGGGCGGCCTCGCGGATTTCCCGCTGGCGCGCATCGCCTGCGCGCGCGAAGCGGTCGACTGGATGCGCGCGCGCGGTCGCATCGGCGCGCTGCGCAAGGGTGTGTTGCCGGCGTTGTTCGACAGCGCAACGCAGGCGCGCATGGAAGCGTTCGAAGATCGGCGCACGGTGGCGCTGGAGGGGCCGTTCGCGCGCTTCGGCGTGGCGCGCGACCTGTTCGACGACGGCAGCCTGCTCGCGATTCCCCTGCCGGGCCATGCGCCCGGGCATTACGGCCTGTTGTTCCGCGATGCGGACGGGCTCGTCTTCCTCGTCGCCGACGCGAGCTGGTCGAGCCACGCGATCCGCGCGGGCATTCCGCCGCCGGCCGCGGTCACCGGCTGGCTCGGCGACACCGACGCCTATCGCACGACGCTCGCGCACCTGCATGCGCTGCATCGCGAAGCGCCGCACGTGCGCCTCGTCCCGGCGCACTGCAGGGAATGGCGTCCCGCGGGCGAGGGCCTCGCCCATGCGTAG
- a CDS encoding NAD-dependent epimerase/dehydratase family protein — MARVLVTGASGFIGAHVVAALRARGHAVVASGRNAAKLPRPAPGVDVRIADLACDPMAPLLAGCDTVVHAAALSAPWGASADFQRANVLATQRVARASLDAGVRRFVHLGSPSIYFRFEDQYEVREEFAAPARWITPYAQSKWASEQVVRAIAAEGLPAIVLRPRAVFGPGDNAILPRLLAVAARGWFPLIHGGRAVVDVTCVDNVAALVADAIDADVPGDGRAYNITNGDPIEVRTLVSLLFDALDMRVRRVAIPRGLAVPLAAVSERIARLRPGCPEPRLTRYGVGVLGYSQTLDIARARRELAYSPGTSIAEGIASFAHWWRRQHA, encoded by the coding sequence ATGGCCCGCGTCCTCGTCACCGGCGCCAGCGGGTTCATCGGTGCGCACGTCGTCGCGGCGTTGCGCGCGCGTGGTCACGCGGTGGTCGCGAGCGGGCGCAACGCGGCGAAGCTGCCGCGGCCGGCGCCCGGCGTCGACGTGCGCATCGCCGACCTGGCGTGCGACCCGATGGCGCCGTTGCTCGCGGGCTGCGACACGGTCGTGCACGCCGCCGCGCTGTCGGCGCCGTGGGGCGCGTCCGCCGACTTCCAGCGGGCGAACGTGCTGGCCACGCAGCGCGTCGCGCGCGCCAGCCTCGACGCCGGCGTGCGTCGCTTCGTGCACCTGGGCTCGCCGAGCATCTACTTCCGATTCGAGGACCAGTACGAGGTGCGGGAGGAATTCGCCGCGCCCGCGCGCTGGATCACGCCCTATGCGCAGAGCAAGTGGGCGTCGGAACAAGTGGTGCGCGCGATCGCCGCCGAAGGCCTGCCCGCCATCGTGCTGCGCCCGCGCGCGGTGTTCGGCCCGGGCGACAACGCGATCCTGCCGCGCTTGCTCGCGGTGGCCGCGCGCGGCTGGTTTCCGCTGATCCACGGGGGCAGGGCGGTCGTGGATGTCACCTGCGTCGACAACGTGGCCGCGCTCGTCGCCGATGCGATCGATGCCGACGTGCCCGGCGACGGGCGCGCGTACAACATCACCAACGGGGATCCGATCGAAGTGCGCACCCTGGTGTCGCTGCTGTTCGATGCGCTCGACATGCGCGTGCGCCGCGTGGCGATCCCGCGCGGCCTGGCGGTGCCGCTGGCGGCGGTGTCCGAACGCATCGCACGCCTGCGTCCGGGGTGTCCCGAACCGCGACTCACGCGCTATGGCGTCGGCGTGCTGGGTTACTCGCAGACGCTCGACATCGCGCGCGCGCGGCGCGAGCTCGCGTATTCGCCTGGCACGTCGATCGCCGAGGGCATCGCGTCGTTCGCGCACTGGTGGAGGCGCCAGCATGCTTGA
- a CDS encoding beta-ketoacyl-ACP synthase 3, with amino-acid sequence MSSRSLPVPLRILGTGTFTPGRRVESTEFDARWRKPAGWTQRHTGIDHRHHATADETTSAMAAHAAREALDRAGLQARDLDLVVSACSVMEQAIPCSAVFVHRRLGLEGTGIAAFDVNATCLSFLAALDMVACMLAAGRLERALIVSSEIASAGLNWDDPDSAPLFGDGAAAVVVSRAPADSRSQLLAAHMETYSEGAELCRVRAGGTRLRVADDMDAYRDAARFEMAGKATYRLAAQLLPGYLARLFGRAGVTLDDLDAFVPHQASDKALAHLQHALRLPEDRLVRILSTHGNQMAASIPTALHRAIDAGRIVRDDLVALVGSGAGLSFGGAVLRY; translated from the coding sequence ATGTCGTCCCGATCGCTTCCCGTCCCGCTCCGCATCCTCGGCACGGGCACGTTCACCCCGGGCCGCCGGGTGGAGTCCACCGAATTCGACGCCCGCTGGCGCAAGCCCGCCGGCTGGACGCAACGCCATACCGGCATCGACCATCGCCACCATGCGACCGCCGACGAAACCACTTCGGCGATGGCCGCGCATGCCGCACGCGAAGCGCTGGACCGCGCGGGCCTGCAGGCCCGCGACCTGGACCTCGTCGTCTCGGCCTGCAGCGTGATGGAGCAGGCGATCCCGTGTTCGGCGGTGTTCGTGCATCGCCGCCTCGGCCTCGAAGGCACCGGCATCGCCGCGTTCGACGTCAACGCGACCTGCCTGAGCTTCCTCGCCGCGCTCGACATGGTGGCGTGCATGCTGGCCGCCGGGCGCCTGGAGCGCGCGTTGATCGTCTCCAGCGAAATCGCATCGGCCGGCTTGAACTGGGACGACCCGGATTCGGCGCCGCTGTTCGGCGACGGCGCCGCGGCGGTGGTCGTGTCGCGCGCACCGGCCGATTCGCGATCGCAGCTCCTCGCCGCGCACATGGAAACCTATTCGGAAGGCGCCGAGCTGTGCCGCGTGCGCGCCGGCGGCACCCGCCTGCGCGTGGCCGACGACATGGACGCGTATCGCGATGCCGCGCGTTTCGAAATGGCGGGCAAGGCCACCTATCGCCTCGCCGCGCAATTGTTGCCGGGCTACCTGGCGCGCTTGTTCGGCCGCGCGGGCGTCACGCTCGATGACCTCGATGCGTTCGTCCCGCACCAGGCCAGCGACAAGGCGCTCGCGCACCTGCAACACGCCTTGCGCCTGCCCGAGGACCGGCTGGTGCGCATCCTGTCCACGCACGGCAACCAGATGGCCGCATCGATCCCGACGGCCCTGCATCGTGCGATCGACGCCGGGCGCATCGTGCGCGACGACCTCGTGGCGCTGGTCGGCTCCGGTGCGGGCCTGTCGTTCGGCGGCGCGGTGCTGCGCTACTGA